Proteins encoded in a region of the Podospora pseudopauciseta strain CBS 411.78 chromosome 6, whole genome shotgun sequence genome:
- a CDS encoding hypothetical protein (EggNog:ENOG503P44M) — protein MPSFDRVYGSSPVLAMSPQAVHQGSLGKPFVQQHQAMSLNNAYFARSPSSVAGRKRSRDEAAVNLDPPEKVVDAPVIKTSEEEYVYGPGMTLIKKSSAYVADASSQSGTWLEEQVAKEEARKMEAAVLAQQQLSQSRPSLRSHKSQRLEVSRDDSSPSRRASPTRAASSPLLGSSDSLGQPIVDDFTLHLGIGWSRISDDEHIQAAARGWARFIDNHYPVTNAKILLQSRGLQSYLVEASEGYFLFAENLRQGRLVSTTTDRALQNLKTSPPTFDGPATMEASESPRPLQPTASFATHISPVTSIEIDMN, from the coding sequence ATGCCGTCTTTCGATCGCGTCTACGGTTCATCGCCGGTTCTCGCCATGTCACCACAGGCAGTTCACCAGGGCTCGCTCGGCAAGCCTTTtgtccaacaacaccaagccaTGTCTCTCAACAATGCCTATTTCGCTCGCAGCCCTTCGTCAGTCGCCGGTCGCAAAAGATCCAGGGACGAGGCTGCTGTCAATCTTGACCCCCCCGAGAAGGTGGTTGACGCTCCTGTCATCAAAACCTCAGAAGAGGAGTACGTCTACGGCCCTGGCATGACTCTCATCAAGAAGAGTTCTGCCTACGTCGCGGATGCCAGCAGCCAATCTGGCACTTGGTTAGAGGAACAGGTCGCCAAAGAAGAAGCGCGCAAGATGGAAGCTGCGGTCCTTGCTCAGCAGCAACTGTCTCAGTCCAGACCCTCTCTCAGAAGTCACAAATCTCAGCGTCTCGAAGTGAGCCGGGACGACAGTTCGCCTAGCAGACGGGCCAGCCCTACCCGTGCTGCCTCCAGCCCCCTGCTGGGTTCGTCCGACTCTCTTGGGCAGCCCATCGTCGATGACTTCACTCTTCATCTTGGCATTGGATGGAGTCGGATCAGCGATGACGAACATATTCAAGCTGCTGCTCGAGGCTGGGCTCGCTTCATTGACAATCATTACCCTGTCACCAACGCCAAGATTCTTCTCCAGAGCCGCGGCCTCCAATCATACTTGGTCGAAGCATCCGAAGGTTACTTTTTATTCGCCGAAAACCTTCGTCAGGGGCGTCTTGTCAGCACCACAACTGATCGCGCCCTTCAAAACCTCAAGACCTCACCCCCTACCTTTGACGGGCCAGCCACCATGGAAGCCTCTGAATCACCCAGGCCTCTGCAGCCCACCGCCTCTTTTGCGACACACATCAGCCCCGTCACCTCGATTGAGATTGACATGAACTAA
- a CDS encoding hypothetical protein (EggNog:ENOG503P6Q5), translating to MLRLQPTILSLTMVEVEELDQRLKEKRHHRQFLNYLTKPGDASAIPEFVPSVPPASSAKARGKQPQTDQNIRFLPPGNRPESRRSTDTEPSSSVLAQQNQGATFTLPDRTRTVEGQPRPNIKADHPLELDGQPPSPSQQPVLSTPRHNQVAEYHSVDTYPSLPTGSPGQSSASTPGIHTDRVPPVDREQTLERGPAYPSRPATYRRLVEPTVWPSSPITHDFERLAIVQRAVRTLAQLDDADRRHNNPRASMSPPRRPSTTVPRHRIRPRDSVPGEPTTPRRQLSPPPFEIYDDSLPPSAQPQTPQNLPEAQHQSRLRGSYTVPTRRGTSPGFDSLSRLSRRRREREERIPSPPGLQTPGMMGLYGGLENADDVSLFERAIRRSMEHMDGSPGPSR from the exons ATGCTGCGTCTCCAGCCCACTATTCTTTCACTGACCatggtcgaggtcgaggagctTGATCAACGTCTGAAAGAGAAGAGACACCACCGCCAGTTCCTCAACTATCTTACAAAACCAGGGGATGCATCCGCGATACCAGAATTTGTTCCAAGCGTTCCCCCGGCTTCTTCTGCTAAAGCGCGCGGCAAACAACCACAGACTGACCAAAACATACGGTTCTTGCCCCCCGGTAACAGACCAGAATCTAGGCGTTCCACAGACACGGAGCCATCCAGTTCAGTTCTTGCTCAGCAGAATCAAGGGGCCACCTTCACACTGCCGGACCGCACCAGAACAGTTGAAGGCCAACCTAGGCCTAATATAAAGGCTGATCACCCGCTAGAACTTGATGGGCAACCGCCTTCTCCGTCCCAACAGCCAGTACTGTCGACTCCTAGACATAATCAAGTGGCAGAGTACCACTCAGTCGACACTTACCCATCCCTTCCAACAGGTTCACCCGGCCAATCATCTGCTTCAACTCCGGGTATCCATACCGACCGTGTACCTCCAGTTGACAGAGAGCAGACGCTAGAACGAGGACCGGCATACCCGTCCCGTCCAGCAACATATAGACGGCTGGTAGAGCCAACAGTCTGGCCTTCgtcccccatcacccatgATTTTGAGCGTCTGGCGATTGTTCAAAGGGCTGTCAGA ACCCTAGCGCAGTTGGATGATGCGGACAGAAGACACAACAACCCCCGTGCTTCAATGAGTCCCCCTCGCCGACCAAGCACAACGGTTCCTCGCCATCGGATCCGACCTCGGGACAGCGTCCCTGGTGAACCCACGACGCCACGCCGTCAATTgtctcctccgccttttGAGATCTACGACGATTCTTTGCCGCCCTCGGCACAACCTCAAACGCCCCAGAATTTGCCGGAAGCACAGCACCAGAGCCGATTGCGGGGCTCTTACACAGTCCCAACCCGCCGTGGCACGTCTCCAGGATTTGACTCGCTTTCAAGGCTCAGCCGACGAAGACGTGAGCGAGAAGAAAGAATTCCAAGCCCGCCTGGATTACAGACGCCGGGCATGATGGGGTTGTACGGTGGTCTTGAAAATGCTGATGACGTGAGTTTGTTTGAGCGGGCCATTCGGCGGAGCATGGAGCATATGGATGGCAGTCCAGGGCCAAGCAGGTAG